A single window of Desulfomicrobium macestii DNA harbors:
- a CDS encoding PilZ domain-containing protein: MSENKRMHIRKDCLVPVRYVYEGQNKTQYARLINYSDGGLCLKTRTPIQKDAKLELSLEGYSPETSMGEFDRYPVAVCWSKEIPERGLPVYETGLKYRG; this comes from the coding sequence ATGTCTGAAAACAAGCGCATGCATATTCGAAAAGATTGCCTGGTGCCTGTCCGTTATGTCTACGAAGGGCAGAACAAGACTCAGTATGCCCGTTTGATCAACTACAGCGACGGTGGCCTGTGCCTTAAAACCCGTACGCCCATCCAGAAGGACGCCAAGCTTGAGCTCTCCCTGGAAGGTTACTCCCCAGAGACATCCATGGGTGAATTCGACCGCTACCCAGTGGCTGTATGCTGGAGCAAGGAAATTCCGGAGCGCGGGTTGCCGGTTTACGAGACCGGGTTGAAATATAGAGGATAG
- a CDS encoding tyrosine-type recombinase/integrase: MALNIKQIEALKPSERPYKVADSGGLYLEVSPAGGKAWKLKYRYLGKEKKLSLGRYPVVSLKDARDKRDEAKRAINSGKDPAAEKKRAKVEAKTAMENTFQAIAEEWTSRHFVNKAPAHKARVVSRLEKNIYPYIGRNPVTEITPADILRVIQLIEKRGAIETAHRALQNISQVMRYAVATCRLTIDPTPSLRGALLPVTPSHMAAPTTPGEVAGFLRIIDAFTGGQIVSAALRLLPLVFVRPGTFRKMEWSEVDLEKAEWNIPGEKMKMREAHHVPLSRQSLEILRDELRPITGQGKYVFPGGRTADRPMSESAINAAYKRLGIDTRTELTGHGWRATARTLLHEELGFDPVVIEHQLAHRVADALGTAYNRTRFLAKRKEMMQAWADYLDNLRSPDAPAKDI, encoded by the coding sequence ATGGCTCTAAATATCAAACAAATTGAGGCACTAAAGCCGTCAGAAAGGCCCTACAAAGTTGCTGATTCAGGCGGCCTGTATCTTGAAGTCTCACCTGCCGGTGGAAAGGCCTGGAAATTGAAATACCGCTATCTCGGAAAGGAGAAAAAGCTATCCTTGGGGCGCTATCCGGTCGTGTCACTGAAAGACGCCCGCGACAAGCGCGACGAAGCCAAGCGTGCCATCAATTCCGGCAAGGATCCGGCGGCTGAGAAAAAAAGGGCCAAAGTCGAGGCCAAGACGGCCATGGAGAACACTTTCCAGGCCATCGCGGAAGAATGGACGAGCCGTCACTTCGTAAACAAGGCCCCTGCGCATAAAGCCCGAGTCGTCTCCCGACTTGAAAAAAACATCTATCCTTATATAGGGAGGAACCCTGTCACTGAAATCACGCCTGCGGACATCCTCCGGGTCATTCAGCTTATAGAGAAGCGCGGCGCCATCGAAACCGCTCACCGGGCATTGCAAAACATCAGCCAGGTCATGCGCTACGCGGTGGCGACCTGCCGCCTCACCATCGACCCCACCCCTTCGCTGCGGGGCGCGCTGCTGCCCGTGACACCCTCACATATGGCGGCCCCGACCACTCCTGGTGAGGTTGCCGGATTTCTCCGCATCATAGACGCCTTCACGGGCGGACAAATTGTGTCCGCCGCCCTACGCCTGCTTCCCCTGGTTTTCGTCAGACCAGGGACCTTCCGAAAAATGGAATGGTCGGAAGTAGACCTCGAAAAGGCCGAGTGGAATATCCCTGGGGAAAAAATGAAAATGCGGGAAGCTCATCACGTTCCGTTGTCCCGCCAGTCGCTGGAGATATTGAGGGATGAGCTCAGGCCGATCACAGGCCAAGGAAAATACGTATTCCCCGGAGGACGCACGGCGGACCGGCCAATGTCCGAGTCCGCCATCAACGCAGCGTACAAGCGTCTCGGCATCGACACCAGGACCGAACTGACCGGCCACGGCTGGCGAGCAACCGCACGGACCCTGCTGCATGAGGAACTGGGCTTTGATCCGGTGGTCATTGAACACCAGCTTGCGCACCGCGTTGCCGATGCCTTGGGGACTGCGTATAACCGGACTCGCTTTCTGGCCAAAAGAAAGGAAATGATGCAGGCTTGGGCCGACTATCTGGATAACTTACGATCCCCGGATGCGCCAGCCAAAGATATCTGA